The following coding sequences are from one Leishmania braziliensis MHOM/BR/75/M2904 complete genome, chromosome 36 window:
- a CDS encoding putative methyltransferase, with product MRTVEDRSLEFLIRRDREAELPPLASLCCNYFKQRHWRDAFDDEQASLREELWAVKTQLDTIPMEAYTATRNKLFPLALSGEQQQFSNRAGHKLLESMESTGVWMELSKLLCGKSRKRPRDFAFADVCGGPGAFSQALFKAGRKQGWRHLHGYGMTLAGVSGLDWYNSLLNSPQFTCTYGLDGTGDIFKLSNIDCLVSITKAAPMFLVVADGGFSVDFSVANYQETISSRIMYGQWLAALKLLRKGGCCVLKLFDTFSPLSRAVVYLSCFLYSRVHVAKPRHSRVVNSERYLVCVDFLGYPNEAWGRYLDCFYELGFVDNEHVPELMPREWCLQDEIFMADMRDMNMTVATNQMTALQMILNAASAVEEELKAKETTTRTSAESDDSPLSSRESCKDG from the coding sequence ATGAGGACGGTCGAGGATCGCTCTTTGGAGTTTCTTATTCGCCGTGACAGGGAAGCCGAGCTCCCGCCGCTGGCGTCTTTGTGCTGCAATTACTTCAAGCAGCGTCACTGGCGCGACGCCTTCGATGACGAGCAGGCTTCTCTTCGTGAGGAGTTGTGGGCTGTAAAAACACAGCTGGACACCATCCCGATGGAGGCATACACGGCCACTCGCAACAAGCTCTTTCCGTTGGCTCTCAgcggggagcagcagcagttctCGAACCGTGCAGGACACAAACTGCTCGAGTCGATGGAGTCCACCGGGGTCTGGATGGAGCTCTCGAAGCTCTTGTGTGGCAAGTCGAGGAAGCGGCCGCGCGACTTTGCGTTTGCAGATGTGTGTGGCGGGCCCGGTGCCTTCAGCCAGGCGCTGTTCAAAGCTGGCCGAAAGCAGGGGTGGCGACACCTACACGGTTACGGTATGACACTCGCTGGTGTAAGCGGACTCGATTGGTACAATTCTCTGCTCAACTCGCCGCAGTTCACCTGCACCTACGGCCTTGATGGCACGGGGGATATCTTCAAACTGAGCAACATCGACTGTCTCGTGTCGATCACCAAGGCTGCTCCGATGTTTCTCGTTGTCGCCGACGGCGGCTTCAGCGTTGACTTCTCCGTCGCCAACTACCAGGAAACAATATCATCTCGCATCATGTACGGACAGTGGCTTGCAGCCCTCAAACTACTGCGCAAAGGTGGTTGTTGTGTGCTGAAGCTGTTCGACACGTTTTCGCCTCTTTCGCGTGCTGTGGTGTACCTGTCGTGTTTTTTGTACAGTCGCGTGCACGTCGCGAAGCCGCGCCACAGTCGTGTTGTGAACAGCGAGCGGTACTTGGTCTGTGTCGATTTTCTCGGTTACCCGAACGAGGCGTGGGGCCGGTACCTTGACTGCTTCTACGAGCTCGGATTCGTGGACAACGAGCACGTGCCGGAGTTGATGCCACGAGAGTGGTGCCTGCAGGATGAGATTTTCATGGCCGATATGCGTGACATGAACATGACGGTCGCGACAAACCAAATGACTGCGCTGCAAATGATCCTTAatgctgcctctgctgtggaggaggagctcaaAGCAAAAGAAACCACAACGAGGACCTCAGCAGAGTCCGACGACAGCCCTCTTTCTTCAAGAGAGAGCTGCAAAGACGGCTAG